In Nitrospirota bacterium, a genomic segment contains:
- a CDS encoding ComF family protein has translation MWNTLKYFQFLTSKLTNILYPSRCPLCGNFTDSFHYAPICKSCWNQIKRYAGASCRICALPLSSAYSNVCGQCLKQMPPFSKVISYGLYEGVLAEAINQLKFSGVKRLSQPLGKLLLDLDIPDNDGIIPVPLSRKGLLKRGFNQSLLISRIVAKKTGIPLLMNILLKKRETLPQVGLSAHDRLVNLRNAFEVKGYVKGMHLLLIDDVMTTGATVTECSKELLKSGAAEVVVLTLARAGIM, from the coding sequence ATGTGGAATACCCTTAAATATTTCCAATTCCTGACTTCAAAACTCACAAATATACTTTATCCTTCCAGATGTCCTCTGTGCGGAAACTTTACAGATTCATTCCATTACGCACCAATATGTAAATCATGCTGGAACCAGATTAAGCGATATGCTGGCGCGTCATGCAGAATTTGCGCTCTTCCATTGTCTTCAGCATACTCTAATGTATGTGGTCAGTGTCTGAAGCAGATGCCTCCATTTTCTAAAGTTATAAGTTACGGCCTGTATGAAGGAGTTCTTGCAGAAGCAATCAACCAGTTAAAATTTAGCGGGGTCAAAAGATTATCACAACCTCTTGGTAAATTGTTGCTTGATCTCGATATCCCGGATAATGATGGAATTATCCCTGTCCCCTTGAGCAGAAAAGGTTTACTCAAGAGAGGTTTCAATCAGTCACTCCTCATTTCAAGAATCGTAGCAAAAAAAACTGGAATCCCTCTCTTAATGAATATACTCTTGAAAAAAAGAGAAACTCTGCCGCAGGTTGGATTATCTGCTCATGATAGATTAGTCAATTTAAGAAATGCCTTCGAGGTGAAGGGTTATGTAAAAGGAATGCATCTGCTGTTGATAGATGATGTGATGACAACTGGAGCAACAGTAACAGAATGCTCAAAAGAACTTTTGAAATCAGGAGCAGCAGAAG
- a CDS encoding PilZ domain-containing protein: MERERGYSRHKRYTKRLEVTFSSGGLSYRGILSNFSINGLFIRTNRGFAPNTILNIEILLPDGRISYLKGIVRRTIKTPMLTQKNGMGIELIEKDPTYIQFFQDHSEDGETSESSQNIELRATEPEYQIIICPNCNIKNKVLTSKLSLGPKCGKCGIPLNISNS; encoded by the coding sequence ATGGAACGAGAAAGAGGATATAGCAGACATAAAAGATATACAAAGAGGCTTGAGGTTACTTTCAGTTCCGGAGGTTTAAGCTATAGAGGTATTCTAAGTAATTTTTCAATAAATGGACTATTTATCAGAACAAATCGCGGTTTTGCTCCAAATACAATATTGAACATAGAAATTTTACTACCCGATGGCAGGATATCTTATCTCAAGGGGATAGTCCGAAGAACAATAAAGACCCCTATGTTAACCCAGAAAAACGGCATGGGTATCGAACTTATAGAAAAAGACCCTACTTATATCCAATTTTTTCAAGATCATTCTGAAGATGGAGAAACCTCTGAAAGCAGTCAAAATATAGAGTTGAGAGCAACTGAACCTGAATATCAGATAATAATCTGTCCAAATTGCAACATAAAGAATAAAGTTTTAACCAGCAAACTTTCTCTCGGACCAAAATGTGGTAAATGTGGAATACCCTTAAATATTTCCAATTCCTGA